The following proteins come from a genomic window of Daphnia carinata strain CSIRO-1 chromosome 6, CSIRO_AGI_Dcar_HiC_V3, whole genome shotgun sequence:
- the LOC130690170 gene encoding uncharacterized protein LOC130690170, giving the protein MITKYDIKQLISRVILDSRTVFYHLLTKTISEQVFAKSIVPVSFLADILRGDLAQRRHSGSRTMSFLTFTDVFGYVFGAILAIILGYVFKIIVYSSASKKVHVANGSNERVQVRTRDNMENRQETLATLLPGEFNRHRSTGWTNDASLTVCVSVRFEDNTEESINTQNNRNIIIMADKGLIEAKYEPWYEAALYFRRGDSSIWRDKWNICHKPGCGAPTCMC; this is encoded by the exons atgataactAAATACGATATCAAGCAACTGATAAGCAGAGTAATACTTGATAGCAGAACTGTATTTTACCATTTACTAACAAAGACCATCAGTGAACAAGTATTTGCTAAATCTATTGTCCCAGTTTCGTTTTTAGCTGATATTTTAAGA GGAGACCTCGCCCAACGACGACATTCGGGATCACGAACAATGTCATTTCTGACATTCACAGACGTTTTCGGATACGTTTTCGGAGCCATACTCGCAATCATACTCGGATATGTATTCAAAATTATCGTGTACAGTTCAGCCTCGAAAAAAGTGCATGTTGCGAATGGAAGCAATGAACGCGTTCAAGTGAGAACCAGAGACAATATGGAAAATCGACAGGAGACCCTTGCAACTCTGCTACCCGGAGAATTCAACAGACACAGATCAACCGGATGGACGAATGACGCTAGTTTAACAGTCTGTGTTTCCGTGAGATTCGAAGACAACACTGAAGAGTCGATTAACACACAGAACAATCGAAATATAATCATTATGGCGGACAAAGGGCTCATCGAGGCAAAATACGAACCGTGGTACGAAGCAGCTCTATATTTTAGACGGGGTGATTCAAGCATTTGGCGGGATAAGTGGAATATCTGTCACAAGCCCGGATGTGGGGCACCAACTTGTATGTGTTAA